One region of Juglans microcarpa x Juglans regia isolate MS1-56 chromosome 7S, Jm3101_v1.0, whole genome shotgun sequence genomic DNA includes:
- the LOC121241342 gene encoding protein argonaute 4A-like, whose translation MDSFEPDDNKTKNGDSGQEALPPPPPVIPPDIVPLRAEHEQAPEPEQPPEPVKKKVVRVPIARRGLGNKGQKIPLLTNNFKVMVSNIDGHFFHYCVSVTYEEGRPVDGKGIGRRVIDRVQETYDTELSGKYFAYDGEKSLFTVGPLPRNKLEFTVVLEDILSNRNNGNSSPDGRGSPNESDRKRMRRPYRSKTFRVEISFASKIPMQAIANALRGQESENSQEALRVLDIILRQHAAKQGCLLVRQSFFHNNPRNFADVGGGVLGCRGFHSSFRTSQGGLSLNIDVSTTMIIQPGPVVDFLIANQNVRDPYSLDWSKAKRMLKNLRMKTNPSNTEYKITGLSEKPCKEQMFTLKQRNGKDVDGDSTIDVTVYDYFVNHRGIELRYSGDLPCINVGKPKRPTYFPVELCSLVSLQRYTKSLSTLQRSSLVEKSRQKPNERMKVLSEALRSSNYDSEPMLQSCGISISTSFTQVEGRVLPVPRLKVGNGEDFFPRNGRWNFNNKKLVQPTKIGKWAVVNFSARCDMQGLVRDLIKCGELKGILIDPPFNVFQENPQSRRAPPVVRVEKMFEEIQSKLPGAPQFLLCLLPERKNSDLYGPWKRKNLAEFGIVTQCIAPTRVNDQYLTNVLLKINAKLGGLNSVLAVEHSPTIPMVSKAPTIIVGMDVSHGSPGQSDLPSIAAVVSSRQWPLISKYRASVRTQSPKVEMIDSLFKRVSETEDEGIFRELLLDFYTSSGKRKPDQIIIFRDGVSESQFNQVLNIELDQIIEACKFLDDKWSPKFVVIVAQKNHHTKFFQPGSPDNVPPGTIIDNKVCHPRNNDFYLCAHAGMIGTTRPTHYHVLLDEVGFSSDDLQELVHSLSYVYQRSTTAISVVAPICYAHLAATQIGQFVKFEDMSETSSSHGGLTSAGAVPVPQLPRLQENVCNSMFFC comes from the exons ATGGATTCATTTGAGCCAGATgataataagacaaaaaatGGAGACAGTGGACAGGAAGCATTGCCACCTCCTCCCCCTGTTATCCCACCAGATATTGTTCCGTTGCGTGCTGAACATGAACAAGCTCCTGAACCTGAACAGCCTCCTGAACCTGTTAAGAAAAAAGTTGTCCGAGTTCCTATAGCTAGGCGTGGCCTtggaaacaaagggcaaaaAATACCTTTGCTTACTAATAACTTCAAAGTTATGGTCAGCAATATTGATGGCCATTTCTTCCACTACTGT GTTTCTGTGACATATGAAGAGGGGCGTCCTGTAGATGGCAAAGGTATTGGAAGAAGGGTGATTGATAGGGTGCAGGAAACTTATGATACTGAGTTATCTGGAAAGTACTTTGCCTATGATGGGGAAAAGAGTTTGTTTACTGTTGGCCCACTGCCCCGCAACAAACTTGAGTTTACTGTTGTACTTGAGGATATCCTATCAAACAG AAATAATGGAAACTCTAGCCCTGATGGCCGTGGAAGTCCAAATGAGAGTGACAGAAAGAGAATGCGGCGTCCGTACCGGTCCAAGACATTCCGAGTGGAGATTAGTTTTGCTTCCAAAATCCCTATGCAGGCGATTGCGAATGCACTACGAGGTCAGGAGTCAGAGAACTCCCAAGAAGCCCTTAGAGTGCTTGATATTATTTTGAGGCAGCATGCTGCTAAACA GGGCTGCCTCCTTGTTCGCCAATCGTTCTTTCACAATAATCCCAGAAATTTTGCAGATGTAGGAGGTGGCGTTCTTGGCTGCAGAGGATTTCATTCAAGTTTTAGGACCTCCCAGGGTGGCTTATCCCTGAATATTG ATGTATCAACTACCATGATTATACAGCCTGGACCTGTGGTAGATTTTTTAATTGCCAACCAGAATGTGAGGGATCCCTATTCCCTTGATTGGTCTAAG GCTAAACGAATGCTCAAAAATCTTAGAATGAAAACAAATCCTTCCAATACAGAGTACAAGATAACTGGATTGAGTGAGAAACCATGCAAAGAGCAAAT GTTTACACTGAAGCAGAGGAATGGCAAGGATGTGGATGGCGACAGTACAATTGACGTGACTGtttatgattattttgttaATCATCGTGGTATAGAATTGCGTTATTCTGGAGACTTACCATGTATCAATGTTGGGAAGCCAAAGCGTCCTACTTATTTCCCTGTTGAG CTCTGTTCATTGGTTTCCTTGCAACGCTACACGAAATCTCTATCCACGCTTCAAAGATCTTCTCTAGTGGAAAAATCAAGACAAAAGCCAAATGAGAGAATGAAGGTTTTGTCTGAA GCTTTGAGAAGCAGTAATTATGACTCTGAACCTATGCTACAATCATGTGGCATTTCAATTAGTACCAGCTTCACTCAAGTGGAAGGTCGCGTTCTGCCAGTTCCAAGG TTGAAAGTGGGAAATGGGGAGGATTTCTTTCCTAGGAATGGAAGATGGAACTTCAACAATAAG aaattaGTGCAGCCAACGAAGATAGGAAAGTGGGCAGTCGTTAACTTCTCAGCACGATGTGATATGCAGGGTCTTGTACGGGATCTGATTAAATGTGGAGAACTAAAAGGAATT CTTATAGATCCTCCATTCAATGTGTTTCAAGAGAATCCCCAGAGTAGACGAGCTCCTCCTGTGGTTAGAGTGGAGAAGATGTTTGAGGAGATACAGTCAAAACTTCCTGGTGCTCCACAGTTTCTTCTTTGCCTGCTTCCTGAGAGGAAAAATTCTGATCTCTATG GgccatggaaaagaaaaaacctcGCTGAGTTTGGAATAGTCACCCAGTGTATTGCTCCTACAAGGGTTAATGACCAATATCTTACCAATGTCCTCTTAAAGATCAATGCAAAG CTGGGTGGTTTGAACTCAGTACTAGCGGTTGAACACTCTCCTACTATCCCCATGGTTTCCAAGGCTCCCACCATCATAGTTGGGATGGATGTGTCACATGGTTCTCCTGGGCAGTCTGACCTACCATCAATTGCTGCG GTTGTCAGCTCAAGGCAATGGCCATTGATTTCTAAATATAGGGCTTCTGTTCGGACACAGTCCCCAAAGGTTGAAATGATAGATTCTTTGTTCAAGCGAGTGTCTGAAACTGAAGATGAAGGCATATTTAG GGAGCTTCTCCTAGATTTCTATACAAGTTCAGGGAAACGGAAGCCTGATCAGATCATAATATTCAG GGATGGAGTCAGTGAGTCTCAATTCAACCAAGTTTTGAACATTGAACTGGATCAAATAATTGAG GCCTGCAAATTTCTTGATGACAAGTGGTCCCCCAAGTTTGTTGTTATTGTTGCACAGAAAAACCACCATACTAAATTCTTCCAGCCTGGCTCTCCTGACAACGTTCCCCCTG GAACTATTATAGATAACAAAGTTTGTCATCCGAGAAACAACGATTTCTATCTATGTGCACATGCTGGAATGATT GGGACCACAAGGCCCACTCATTATCACGTCCTCTTGGATGAGGTTGGATTTTCATCCGACGATCTGCAGGAGCTTGTGCATTCTCTATCATACGT GTATCAAAGAAGCACCACTGCCATTTCTGTAG TTGCTCCAATATGCTATGCACACCTGGCAGCCACCCAGATTGGGCAGTTCGTGAAATTTGAAGACATGTCTGAGACATCTTCAAGCCATGGCGGATTGACATCTGCTGGAGCTGTTCCTGTCCCGCAACTGCCCAGATTACAGGAGAATGTCTGCAACTCCATGTTCTTTTGTTGA
- the LOC121241668 gene encoding lamin-like protein, protein MENSRKFVLCSMLIMMGIVFAESRNTVLHRVGGGRNTWAPNINFTEWSSHEQFYVGDWLYFGFDKQLYNVLEVNKTSYDNCIDKDFITNITRGGRDVFNLTEAKPFYFLSSRGYCSKGMKVAVYVYDFEPPFAAPLLVYNGYPRIICSRTIQHVLLAAAFSVFHSFQIQLN, encoded by the exons ATGGAGAATTCTAGGAAATTTGTTTTGTGCTCGATGTTGATTATGATGGGTATTGTTTTTGCAGAGAGCAGAAACACTGTTCTTCACAGGGTTGGAGGTGGGAGAAACACTTGGGCACCTAATATCAACTTTACTGAGTGGTCGAGTCACGAGCAGTTCTACGTGGGTGATTGGCTAT ATTTTGGGTTTGATAAGCAACTCTACAATGTTCTGGAAGTGAACAAGACGAGCTACGACAATTGCATTGACAAAGACTTCATAACGAACATTACTAGGGGTGGTCGAGACGTGTTTAATCTCACTGAGGCAAAGCCATTTTATTTCCTCAGTAGCAGAGGCTATTGCTCTAAGGGAATGAAAGTTGCAGTCTATGTTTATGATTTTGAGCCTCCATTTGCAGCCCCACTCCTGGTCTATAATGGTTACCCGAGGATTATCTGCAGTCGGACGATCCAACATGTGCTGCTTGCTGCAGCTTTTAGTGTATTCCACTCTTTTCAAATACAACTGAATTAG